Within the Sphingobium baderi genome, the region CAACGACGATGGCGTGCCGACCGGCTTCGAAACGGGCGCGATCGAACGGAATCCGGAATGACGGCAGCAGCAACAGGAGGCGCTCATGGCGGACTTTGACGCCCTGCGCGACCGCATGGTCGATATCCATCTCGCCCGCCGTGGCATCCGGGACGAGCGCGTTCTGGCCGCAATGCGGGCGGTGCCGCGCGAGCGCTTCGTCGGCGAGGGCCTCGAAGAGTTCGCCTATGAGGATTCCGCGCTGCCGATCGAGGACGAGCAGACCATTTCGCAGCCCTACATCGTTGCCGCGATGATCGAGGCGGCCGAGATCGCGCCGGGCGACCGCGTGCTCGAGGTCGGTGCCGGTTCGGGCTATGCGGCCGCCGTCATCGGCCGGATCGCATGCGAAGTGATCGCGATCGAGCGTCATGCCCGGCTCGGCAAGCTGGCGGCGGCGAGGATGGCCAGCCTCGGCTACGACAATGTCGATATCCGTGTCGGCGATGGCACCAGGGGATCGCCCGAAGAGGCGCCGTTCGATGCCATCCTGGTCGCCGCCGGCGGCCCGAGCGTTCCCGAAAGCCTGCGTGAGCAGCTTGCCGTCGGCGGTCACCTCATCATCCCCGTGGGCGATCCGGGCGACCAGAAGCTTTGCAAAGTGAGCCGGGTGAGTGAGGATTGCTTCGAGACCGAGAATCTCGGTGCGGTCATGTTCGTGCCGCTGATCGGCGCGCAGGGCTGGCGCGAGGACGGCAGCCGCGCGGCCAGCAACCATGTACCGGGCGCCGCGCGCCAGCTGTCACTGCCCGAGATGATCGGCGAGGCCGCCGAACCGCTGCCGGCTTTCGATGATCCCGCATTCGGGACATCGTTCGATCGCTTCGCCGGGCGCCGCGTGGTGATGCTGGGCGAAGCGAGCCACGGCACCAGCGAATTCTACCAGGCGCGCGCGGCCATCACGCGGCACCTCGTCGCCCATCACGGTTTCACCATCGTTGCCGTCGAGGCCGACTGGCCCGATGCCGCAACCGTCGACCGCTACGTCCGCCATCGCCCTGCGCGCGAGGGCATCGAGCCGCCGTTCCAGCGCTTTCCGACATGGATGTGGCGCAACACCGATGTCGCGAATTTGATCGAATGGATGCGCAATCACAATGGCGCGATCCCCGACATGGCACGCCGCGCCGGCTTCCACGGTCTCGACATCTACAACATGTCCGGTTCGATCGGCGCGGTGCTCGATTATCTCGACCGGGTCGATCCCGAGGCGGCAGCCGTCGCGCGCGAGCGCTACGGCTGCCTGACACCCTGGCAGCGCAACCCCGCAACATATGGCCGCGCCGCGCTCAGCCGGGGCTATGCCGAATGCGAGGCGGCGGTGATCGCGCAATGCCGCGACCTGTTCGGCAAGCGGCTCGATTATGCCAGGGCGGACGGCGACGACTTCCTCGACGCCGCGCAGAACGCGCGCCTGATCGCCTCGGCCGAGCGCTACTATCGCGTCATGTATTATGGCGGCGCGGAGAGCTGGAACCTGCGCGACACGCATATGTTCGAAACGCTCGAGAATCTGCTGGACGCCAGGGGTCCGGACGCGAAGGCGATCGTCTGGGCGCACAACAGCCATATCGGCGATGCGCGCCATACCGACATGGGCATGGCGCGCGGCGAACTCAACATCGGCCAGCTCGCCCGCGAACGCTGGGGGGAGGGGGCGGCACTGATCGGGTTCGGCACGCACACGGGCACTGTAGCAGCCGCGACCGATTGGGACGGCGACATGGAGGTAAAGCGCGTCAATCCTTCGCGGCCCGACAGTTATGAGCGCCAATTCCACGACAGCGGCCGCAATCCTTTCCTTCTCGACCTTCGCGCCGAGGGTAATGAAGCTTTGCGCCGCCGCCTTGCCGAGCCCCTGCTGGAAAGGTTCATCGGTGTGATCTATCGGCCGGAAACCGAGCTATGGAGCCACTACAGCCAGGCTATCCTGCCCGAGCAGTTCGACGCATTCGTCTGGTTCGATGAGACCCGCGCCGTGACGCCGCTCGGTCCCGAGCATCACCGGGGTATGCCGGAGACTTATCCCTTCGGAGAATGATCGGGGTCGGATAGTGTGAGAAGATGCAGCCGGATCGATGCCCGGCTGCACCAGATTGGGTCAGAAGGGGTAGTTGATCCCGTAATAGCCATAGACCCCGCGGCCATATTCCCGGTCGAACGTGGGTTCGTTGCCGCTCGCATAGCGCGGCGCCTTCTCGAGGACGGCCTTGTCGAGGCCGACGACATAGCCGCCCTGGTCAGTGTCATATGTGAGTACGTCCCAAGGAAGCGGGTAATAGTCGCTGCCGATGCCAAGCAGGCCGCCGAACTGAAGCACGGCGTACTCGGCCTTGCCCGATCGCTTGTCGACCATGAAGTTATAGATCGAGCCCAGCTTCTCGCCCTCGCGGTTGTAGACGGTTGTGCCCTCCACCTTGTTCGAGGCGATCAGCCGGTTGGTCTCGTCCGTAGCGATGTCGGTCTGTGTCATGGTGTATCTCCTGCGCTGCTATTCTGGTCAAACGCAGAGCCGGGCATGATTTTCCCACCGAATAGCTATTGATCGCCGGAGCGAGCTTTCGGGCGGATCAGGTGAGCGGACTGAGTCCATCCGACACTAAGGCCCGTGATGTTTTACGGAAAAGCCTCTTTCGTCCGGCACTGCCCACAATGACCCAATATTGCTCGAGCCCGGTTCCGCCGGCAGCCGGGCGCCAGTGGGCTTCGATGGCCGGCACCGGGACGCGATCGCATGCTGCCGCTGTCTGCTCGGCGCTCATAACTCATCGACCCGATGGGCGGCGCCGGGCATATCCCGCGACGGCTCGCCCGACAGTTTCGGCCCCAGCCGGGTAAGAGCGTCGAGAAATCCTTCGTAGCGATCCTTCCCAATCGCCTGGGGTAGCCACCTGCGCCGTGTCGGGGAGCGGCGGCGTGCTGGTCAGCCAGAAGTGCACGAACAGCGCCAAAACCTCGTTCGACACCTCGATATGATAAGTGAGCCGGTCGGCCGACTGACCGTTGCCTCGATCCGGTTCGAGCCATCGGGCGAGAAGAAGGACGCCAGTGCCGCCTCGACAATCTGCGCCTGGGCAACGCGCTTGCGCAGCGCAAACTCGGCGAGCTGGGCCGACAGGTCGGGCGGGAGGCGGAAGGTGTGTTTGAGTCGTTTGGCGGTCACCGGTCTATTCCGTCCTTCGGGTCGAGCGATGCCTGGCGCGCGACATGGCGCATCCGGTCGGCCAGCTGGGCCAGCCGCCGATTGCGCGGCGTCCTCATTCCCGCCATCCTGGTCGCCGAAATCGAACTCACCGGTTAGCGCGAGGGGTTGCAGTGCAATCTCCTCATGGAGCGGCAATTCCGGCTCGCGGCGGATGCCGCTATAGGCCGGGTCGGTCGCCGGGGTCTTGGCCTAGCCCGTCTCCGCGCCACCGCACCGTGAGCGTGCATGGTTCCCCTGCCGGATGTAATCCCGGCCAATGA harbors:
- a CDS encoding protein-L-isoaspartate(D-aspartate) O-methyltransferase, which produces MADFDALRDRMVDIHLARRGIRDERVLAAMRAVPRERFVGEGLEEFAYEDSALPIEDEQTISQPYIVAAMIEAAEIAPGDRVLEVGAGSGYAAAVIGRIACEVIAIERHARLGKLAAARMASLGYDNVDIRVGDGTRGSPEEAPFDAILVAAGGPSVPESLREQLAVGGHLIIPVGDPGDQKLCKVSRVSEDCFETENLGAVMFVPLIGAQGWREDGSRAASNHVPGAARQLSLPEMIGEAAEPLPAFDDPAFGTSFDRFAGRRVVMLGEASHGTSEFYQARAAITRHLVAHHGFTIVAVEADWPDAATVDRYVRHRPAREGIEPPFQRFPTWMWRNTDVANLIEWMRNHNGAIPDMARRAGFHGLDIYNMSGSIGAVLDYLDRVDPEAAAVARERYGCLTPWQRNPATYGRAALSRGYAECEAAVIAQCRDLFGKRLDYARADGDDFLDAAQNARLIASAERYYRVMYYGGAESWNLRDTHMFETLENLLDARGPDAKAIVWAHNSHIGDARHTDMGMARGELNIGQLARERWGEGAALIGFGTHTGTVAAATDWDGDMEVKRVNPSRPDSYERQFHDSGRNPFLLDLRAEGNEALRRRLAEPLLERFIGVIYRPETELWSHYSQAILPEQFDAFVWFDETRAVTPLGPEHHRGMPETYPFGE
- a CDS encoding PRC-barrel domain-containing protein: MTQTDIATDETNRLIASNKVEGTTVYNREGEKLGSIYNFMVDKRSGKAEYAVLQFGGLLGIGSDYYPLPWDVLTYDTDQGGYVVGLDKAVLEKAPRYASGNEPTFDREYGRGVYGYYGINYPF